GAGTTTGCGGAGAACACTGACCAGATGACTGCCCAGGTGGACCGGACGCTGTTCGAGAACGACCTGGTGGACATTGACGACATCGTGGTGATCGCAGCCGGTTCGCCTCCCGGACAGGCGGGTTCCACCAACTCGATCAAGGTCCACAAGGCAGGGGACATCGCTGATGCAGGTCAGCGCCTTGACGGCCAGATGCGCGTCAAGGAGAAGGTTGGCCCGTGGCCGATCAAGAACTCCAACAAGGGCAAGGCCAAGTCCATCTAACACGGACTTCACCTCGTTCCATCAGAGCTGCCCGGCCGGGGTTTTCCGGCCGGGCAGCTTTTTACTGTAACGATATCCAGTTCCATCCATTGATATCCAGTTTTCCAGATATGCCGCCCCTCCTTACCCATGTGCCTACTCACCCACGGTTCGACCACCCGTGCCCGGGGGGCAGAACCAATCCCGGACAGCGGGGGATGACCTGCACTGTTTCGCTAGTCGCGGCTGCGTATCGACGTTGGACCATGGCACTGCTCAAGCGCTCGGGCGATGATCATGAGTACGGCCTGAGAGAGGAGCAGCTTTGAGCTACTGGGACAATTTTTGGGACATCCTTTGGTGGGTTTTCACCGTGACAGTCCTCTTTGCCTATTTGTTTACCCTCTTTGCGGTGATCAGCGACTTGTTCCGTGATCGCGGACTGAGCGGCTGGGCCAAAGCTGTGTGGGTTATCTTTCTGGTGCTGTTTCCGTTCCTCACAGTCCTCGTTTATCTCATCGCCCGCGGGAGGGGAATGAATGAACGGGCCAGGAGGGAGTCACAGGAATTGCAGAACTCCACGGAGGAATACATTCGCCGGGTTGCGGCCTCTTCCCCCAGCGACGAAATCTCCAAGGCCAAGGACCTGCTTGACGCCGGTGCCATCACCCCGCAGGAATTCGAAACCATCAAGGGCAGAGCGTTGTCCGCGGCCTGATGCCGAGCGCAAAAAACCCCGCCCGACGACGTCGGGCGGGGTTTTTCTTGGCGGGGTCGCCTGAGAAGCCTTAGTTGACCTGGTTGATGATGGTCTCGGCGACTTCACGCATGCTCAGGCGGCGGTCCATGGAGGTCTTCTGGATCCAGCGGAAGGCCTCGGGTTCCGTGAGGCCCATCTTGGTGGTCAGCAGCGATTTGGCGCGCTCCACCAGCTTGCGGGTGGCGAACTGCTCCTTGAGGTCGCTGACCTCTTCCTCGAGGGCCTTGATTTCCTCGTGGCGGGACAGCGCAATCTCGATCGCGGGAATCAGGTCAGCGGGGGTGAAGGGCTTGACCACATAGGCCATGGCCCCAGCCTCGCGGGCGCGTTCAACCAGTTCCTTCTGGCTGAAGGCGGTCAGCAGGACAACCGGCGCGATGCGGGCCTTGACGATCTGCTCAGCTGCCGTGATGCCGTCCATGACGGGCATCTTGACGTCCATCAAGACCAGATCGGGCTTCAACTCGGTGGCAAGGGCAACGGCCTTCTCGCCGTTGTCGGCTTCACCAACGACGTCGTATCCCTCACCGGTGAGGATTTCCACGATGTCGAGGCGGATCAGCGTCTCATCTTCGGCGACAATGACGCGCCGCGCCGGCGTGTTGGACGGGGCGGGCTCGGTGGACTCAGACACAGGTGCTCCTCAGAATGCGGTTGACTGCCGTGTGCGAACTGACAGTTCACACAAATAGCCTATCCGCATGTAGAGTAGATTCGCGCCCAACACGGAATGTGAACTTTGTGATTCACACCGCAGGGCTGGCCCGAATGGCGGAATTGGCAGACGCGCTGCACTCAAAATGCAGTATCGAGAGGTGTGTGGGTTCGAGTCCCACTTCGGGCACCAAAGAAAATCGTCCAGACATTGTTCACGGATGAGTCGCGACACAGGTAACACCCCGGTCTTCGGACCGGGGTGTTTTCTTTTGCGCCGGACAGCCGGACAGCCGGAACGCTGCGGTCACGGACACCGCAGGCATTCATGCTGCACCTGCCACCCCTCAAGACTTGTCTGGACCACCTGCTCCAGGGATGAAACATTGCTGAGGCGGAGGAGGTCTTTCAAATCGTCCGGGCTGGTCGCGGAAATGACAGGACAAAGGTCGCCTGCTGGGCTGACATGGCCTTCCTGCACCCCTGTGTGGCTGCGCCGGTAGTCAGCGATACGGCCCTCTGGAGCGGTTGGGTCAGTTGATTCTGTCGAAGACATTGACAGGACAAAGTTGGGGGCACAGGATGTGCATGTGACTGCGGTCACGCTTTAGCCAATAAGGGCGGCGGCGCCGTCCCCAGCGGAAAGGCCGGCGGACACAGTGCCTCACGAAGTGCTTACCATCGGACGGATCAGCGTTGACATCTACCCGCAGGACATTGGAGTGGATCTGGCGGATGTCACCTCCTTTGCCAAGTACCTTGGCGGATCACCATCCAACGTTGCGGTCGCCGCGGCCCGGCACGGGCGCAGGGCCGCCGTCATCACCCGGACCGGTGACGATCCGTTCGGAAAATACCTGCACCGGGAACTGTTGAGGTTCGGCGTCGACGACAGCTATGTCACTGCCGTTCCGGAGCTCCAAACCCCCGTGACCTTCTGCGCGATCATGCCGCCGGAGGACTTCCCCCTGTATTTTTACGGCCGGTTTCCAACGGCGCCCGATCTGCAGATCGCGGCCGAAGACCTGGACATGGACGCCGTCCGGCAGGCAGGTATCTTTTGGTCCACGGTGACAGGCCTGAGCCAGGAATCCAGCCGGGGAGCGCATTTGGCCGCCCACCGTGCCCGGCCAAGGGAGGCGCTGGGACCGGAACAGCACACGGTCCTTGATCTGGACTACCGGCCGATGTTCTGGTCCGGGGAGGATGAAGCCCGAGAACAAATCCACAGCATCCTTCCGTACGTCACGGTTGCGGTGGGCAATACCAAGGAATGCTCGGTGGCGGTGGGAGCAGGAACGCCCGAAGAACAGGCTGACAGGCTGCTTGCCGAAGGCGTTGCGTTGGCGGTGGTCAAACTGGGGGCTGACGGAGTCTTGGCAAAAACCCCAACCGAGTGCGTGATCTCTCCGCCCGTTCCGATGGAGACGGTGAACGGGCTTGGAGCCGGAGATGCCTTTGGCGGCGCGTTATGCCACGGGCTGCTGGCGCGGTGGCCCCTGGCCGCAGTGCTGGAATACGCCAACGCAGCGGGTGCGCTGGTGGCATCGCGGATCTCCTGCGCGGATGCCATGCCCACGCCCACGGAAGTTCTCGAGCTGCTGACCGAACGCGGCCGGATGGTGCCGGAACTCCTGGAGGCAACTACGTGAACGGCTTCGATGACAACCCGCGACGCTACGAGCACCTGACCAGCCTCCGGCTGGAGGACCCCGGAGCCGTCAGCCGCGCGGCTGCCGAACGCCGTCCCCACCCCGGACCACGGCTGGGGAAACAAAACTTTATTGTTGCAGCCGATCATCCGGCCCGCGGCGCCCTCGCCGTAGGCAAGCAGTCCATGGCGATGGCAGACCGCCATGATCTTCTGGACCGGTTGCTATCCGCGCTGGCCCATCCGGCAGTGGACGGTGTGCTGGCCACAGCCGACATCATGGATGACCTGCTCCTGCTGGGTGCTCTGGACGGCAAACTGCTGTTCGGCTCCATGAACCGGGGCGGGCTGGCCGGTTCCGTCAATGAACCCGACGACCGGTTCACGGGCCACACCGCGGCCGCGCTGCAGTCGCTGGGCGCCACCGGGGGCAAAATGCTCGTCCGCATCTGCCTGGGAGACCCGGCAACGGTCAGCACGCTGGAATCAGCCGCGAAAACCATCGACGCCCTCGCAGAGCGGCACCTGGTGGCAATGGTGGAACCGTTCATGTCCGTGTGGGATCACGGCGGCCTGCGCAACGACCTGACCGCCGACGCCGTCATCACCTCCATTGCCATCGCCTCGGGACTGGGTTCCACCAGCGCCTATACCTGGCTGAAGCTGCCCGTGGTCCCCGACATGGAGCGGGTTCTGGCAGCCACCACCATGCCCGCTGTCCTGCTCGGCGGAGACCCGTCCGGGTCCCCGCAGGACACCTTGAACCGCTGGCAGGCGGCCTTGAAACTGCCCGGCGTCCAGGGCCTGACCGTAGGCAGAACCCTGCTGTACCCCAAAAGCGGTGACGTCGGCGAGGCCGTGGCCGCGGCGGCCTCGCTGCTCAACAACCACCCGGCACGGACCTTTGTCCCCGAACAGGAAGTGCCTGCACCATGAAAACGCGCAGCATGACGGTGGCCCAGGCTGTGGTCGAGTTCCTGGGCAAACAGTACGTTGTGGACAGCATCGGGGGTGTGGACTACCGCGAGCGCCTGATCCCCGGCATCTTCGGCATCTTTGGCCACGGCAACGTTGCCGGGGTGGGCCAGGCACTAAAACAGGAGCAGGTCCGGGACCCGGATGTGATGCCCTATTACCAGGGACGTAATGAACAGGCGATGGTGCATCAGGCGGTGGGATACGCACGGCACGTACGCCGGCGCGCCACTTATGCGGTGACCAGCTCCATTGGGCCGGGAGCCACCAACATGCTCACCGGGGCTGCCGTGGCCACCACCAACCGGCTTCCCGTGCTGCTGCTCCCGGCAGACACCTTCGCCACCCGGGCGGCGGATCCCGTGCTGCAGCAGCTGGAGCGTCCGGACGCTTACGACATCACCGTCAATGACGCCTTCCGCCCGCTGTCCCGGTACTTTGACCGGGTGGTCCGGCCGGAACAGCTCTATTCGGCCTTCCTCAACGGTCTGCGGGTCCTTACGGATCCTGCCGACACCGGCGCGGTCACCATTTCGCTGCCCCAGGATGTCCAGGCCGAGACACTCGACGTGCCCGCAGAATTCCTCGCGGAGCGGGAATGGCGCATCCGCCGCCCTGAGCCCGACGAGGATGACATCCTCCGCGCCGCCCAGCTGATCCGCTCAGCCCGGCGTCCGCTGATCATCGCGGGAGGCGGAGTGCTGTACGCGTTCGCCACCGCTCAGCTGGCGCGGCTGGCCGAACTCACGGGCATACCGGTTGCCTACACCCAGGCCGGCGTCGGATCGCTGCCCTGGGACGCTCCGTACTGCCTCGGCGCTGTCGGTTCCACCGGCACGACGGCGGCCAACACCGTCGCACACGACGCGGACCTGATCATTGGCATCGGCACCCGCTACGAGGACTTCACCACGGCCTCGCGCACGGCTTTCCAGGATCCGGACGTGAAGTTCGTGAACATCAACGTGGCACCGCTGGACGCGTACAAGCTGGGCACCGCGCTGCCAATCGTGGCTGATGCCCGCAAGGCGCTGCTTCGACTGACGGAGGCCCTGTCCGGTTACCGCGTTGGTGCGGACCTGGAGCAGCTGGTGGCAGCGGAAAAGAAGCGCTGGAACGCCACTGTGGACGAGGTTTTCGACACCCGGCATGTTCCGCTGCCCAGCCAAAACGAAATCATCGGAGCCGTTCGCCGCGCTACCGCCGCACGCGACGTCGTCGTCTGCGCTGCCGGATCCCTGCCCGGCGACCTGCACAAAATGTGGCGCATT
This genomic interval from Arthrobacter sunyaminii contains the following:
- a CDS encoding Cgl0159 family (beta/alpha)8-fold protein — encoded protein: MNGFDDNPRRYEHLTSLRLEDPGAVSRAAAERRPHPGPRLGKQNFIVAADHPARGALAVGKQSMAMADRHDLLDRLLSALAHPAVDGVLATADIMDDLLLLGALDGKLLFGSMNRGGLAGSVNEPDDRFTGHTAAALQSLGATGGKMLVRICLGDPATVSTLESAAKTIDALAERHLVAMVEPFMSVWDHGGLRNDLTADAVITSIAIASGLGSTSAYTWLKLPVVPDMERVLAATTMPAVLLGGDPSGSPQDTLNRWQAALKLPGVQGLTVGRTLLYPKSGDVGEAVAAAASLLNNHPARTFVPEQEVPAP
- the iolD gene encoding 3D-(3,5/4)-trihydroxycyclohexane-1,2-dione acylhydrolase (decyclizing); the protein is MTVAQAVVEFLGKQYVVDSIGGVDYRERLIPGIFGIFGHGNVAGVGQALKQEQVRDPDVMPYYQGRNEQAMVHQAVGYARHVRRRATYAVTSSIGPGATNMLTGAAVATTNRLPVLLLPADTFATRAADPVLQQLERPDAYDITVNDAFRPLSRYFDRVVRPEQLYSAFLNGLRVLTDPADTGAVTISLPQDVQAETLDVPAEFLAEREWRIRRPEPDEDDILRAAQLIRSARRPLIIAGGGVLYAFATAQLARLAELTGIPVAYTQAGVGSLPWDAPYCLGAVGSTGTTAANTVAHDADLIIGIGTRYEDFTTASRTAFQDPDVKFVNINVAPLDAYKLGTALPIVADARKALLRLTEALSGYRVGADLEQLVAAEKKRWNATVDEVFDTRHVPLPSQNEIIGAVRRATAARDVVVCAAGSLPGDLHKMWRIADPFGYHVEYAFSTMGYEIPGGLGVKRAAVDEARRAGNGEAPRDVVVMVGDGSYLMMHTELVTAVAEGIKLITVLIQNHGYASIGALSESLGSQRFGTRYRTLDPVHRTFDDGDLLPVDLAANAQSLGVRVIRVEPGDNAVADLETAVAKAKAEPEGSGPVLIHVESNPLIDAPDSESWWDVPVAGASELESTRDAHSTYLRHKAAQKPLIGDAETGPAHD
- a CDS encoding ANTAR domain-containing response regulator, whose amino-acid sequence is MSESTEPAPSNTPARRVIVAEDETLIRLDIVEILTGEGYDVVGEADNGEKAVALATELKPDLVLMDVKMPVMDGITAAEQIVKARIAPVVLLTAFSQKELVERAREAGAMAYVVKPFTPADLIPAIEIALSRHEEIKALEEEVSDLKEQFATRKLVERAKSLLTTKMGLTEPEAFRWIQKTSMDRRLSMREVAETIINQVN
- a CDS encoding SHOCT domain-containing protein yields the protein MSYWDNFWDILWWVFTVTVLFAYLFTLFAVISDLFRDRGLSGWAKAVWVIFLVLFPFLTVLVYLIARGRGMNERARRESQELQNSTEEYIRRVAASSPSDEISKAKDLLDAGAITPQEFETIKGRALSAA
- the iolC gene encoding 5-dehydro-2-deoxygluconokinase; its protein translation is MPHEVLTIGRISVDIYPQDIGVDLADVTSFAKYLGGSPSNVAVAAARHGRRAAVITRTGDDPFGKYLHRELLRFGVDDSYVTAVPELQTPVTFCAIMPPEDFPLYFYGRFPTAPDLQIAAEDLDMDAVRQAGIFWSTVTGLSQESSRGAHLAAHRARPREALGPEQHTVLDLDYRPMFWSGEDEAREQIHSILPYVTVAVGNTKECSVAVGAGTPEEQADRLLAEGVALAVVKLGADGVLAKTPTECVISPPVPMETVNGLGAGDAFGGALCHGLLARWPLAAVLEYANAAGALVASRISCADAMPTPTEVLELLTERGRMVPELLEATT